In the Malaya genurostris strain Urasoe2022 chromosome 1, Malgen_1.1, whole genome shotgun sequence genome, one interval contains:
- the LOC131425238 gene encoding coronin-7 isoform X2 yields MAWRFKASKYKNAAPIVPKPEVCIRDICVGSYQTYGNNIAASAAFIAFNWEHVGSSLAVLPIDDCGRKSKTMPLLHAHSDTVTYLDFSPFHDGLLATGSQDCLVKVWHIPEKGLENSISNPECTFSTKQRRVETVGFHPTADCLLYSTAVGCVSLWDLTCQQESFSNNQHPEVIQSLSWKQDGKVCATSCKDKMIRILDPRAESPIVMIAESHQSIKDSRVVWLGNQDRILTTGFDAARLRQVIIRDVRNFSVPEKTLELDCSTGILMPLYDPDTNMLFLAGKGDTTITYLEVTDKDPYLIEGIRHSGEQTKGACLVPKRALRVMEGEVNRIMQLTSNSVIPIMYQVPRKSYRDFHGDLYPDTNGYKTELTASQWLNGVNQAVSKISLDPAKRELNDQPIVILRGNLHEVVKNIANKSKNAANIISCTADKIDKTSIVKPTFVPIKDKIKQMEQQSHSEKSEFEQRFKEVTSNRDNKNAENANTVIEPNSCYDTENNGNHQNKSSQDDDRSLEEPDQPGEVTPPKPLPRTSRNNSVSDQLSVVSDEIPVVPAPRPVARPRTTATGYKPRLGPKPFCSTGSSSEFSFDKVFNVPQAPGLDGLELVKDSNDNTQENSLSLNGSSEETHENGNCKEPEVLPDVVEEISLRSKTSDDEDKPRIISTAERRKVFESRASTESEDQFDAAADDKVNQFERLTGQRTSIAERRRIYENRSQSVQEEKAASPVALRRRDSLKSRGEQKNDEDAISPPPSVELIRNRSDLSRENLPVDINKRNNSNNSANTTSKRTSTVFGRVSKFRHLKGTPGHKTTHIENIRNLSRQIPGECDGFQANSERVAVPISGAGGKIAIFELNKPGRLPDGVIPSLVNGSNIMDFQWDPFENKRLAVACDDGLVKIWSIPDGGLTEPTNEPEKELVAHSDKIYFIRYHPLARNVFLTASYDMTLKIWDLNTSTEKYCLKGHTDQIFSFAWSPCGTYGATVSKDGKIRIYNPRKSENPIREGNGPVGTRGARLVWTIEGEYIVVTGFDKVSERQIYVYKSTDLSAPLGMVGLDVSPAILMPFYDEDSSTIFATGKGDSTIYCFEITEESPFICPLSHHRCPSLTQGLSFLPKNQCDVASVEFAKAQRLTNGTVEPLSFTVPRIKSELFQDDLFPPTRVLWEPSLNASDWFAGKDKPAPRISLQPEGMESLSSIQPIVTTPTPVKKADNINQIIGQQTQFNKAWSADLVRSKQDEIKNSVSARMPMNRKLEQDDMEGVDEKEWEE; encoded by the exons ATGGCATGGCGATTTAAGGCTTCCAAATATAAGAACGCAGCTCCGATCGTGCCAAAGCCGGAAGTATGTATCCGGGACATCTGCGTAGGTTCATACCAAACGTACGGCAATAATATTGCTGCATCTGCTGCGTTCATTGCCTTCAACTGGGAACATGTCGGATCTAGTTTGGCCGTTCTACCAATCGATGACTGTGGACGGAAGAGCAAAACTATGCCACTGCTGCATGCTCATTCGGACACGGTAACTTATTTGGACTTTTCTCCATTCCACGATGGCTTGTTGGCTACAGGGTCACAAGATTGTCTAGTGAAGGTTTGGCACATTCCGGAAAAGGGtttagaaaattcaatttcaaatcccgagtgcactttttctacTAAACAAAGACGGGTAGAGACGGTGGGATTTCACCCAACAGCAGATTGTTTGCTCTATTCTACGGCGGTTGGATGCGTTAGTTTATGGGATCTTACATGTCAGCAGGAATCGTTTT CAAACAATCAGCATCCTgaagttatacaatcacttagtTGGAAACAAGATGGCAAGGTATGTGCAACCAGCTGCAAAGACAAGATGATTCGTATATTGGATCCTCGAGCCGAGTCACCAATCGTAATGATTGCCGAAAGCCATCAAAGCATCAAGGATTCTCGAGTAGTTTGGCTTGGCAATCAAGACCGCATTCTAACAACAGGGTTCGATGCGGCTCGCTTAAGGCAGGTTATAATTCGTGACGTACGGAATTTTTCTGTTCCGGAAAAGACTCTGGAATTGGATTGTTCCACTGGTATACTTATGCCGTTATATGATCCTGATACAAACATGTTGTTCTTGGCGGGGAAAGGAGATACAACAATTACCTATTTGGAGGTAACAGATAAAGATCCTTATTTGATTGAAGGAATTAGACACTCTGGTGAGCAGACAAAAGGTGCTTGCTTAGTACCGAAGAGAGCACTACGAGTGATGGAAGGTGAAGTGAATCGTATTATGCAGTTAACATCCAACTCTGTAATACCAATAATGTACCAAGTGCCGCGAAAA TCCTACCGAGATTTTCACGGAGATCTCTACCCAGATACAAATGGATACAAAACCGAACTGACAGCATCTCAGTGGCTTAATGGAGTGAACCAGGCCGTATCTAAAATAAGCCTGGACCCAGCAAAGCGTGAGCTTAACGATCAACCAATCGTT ATTTTAAGAGGTAACCTACATGAAGTAGTCAAAAACATTGCCAACAAATCGAAAAACGCAGCTAACATCATCAGTTGCACGGCAGACAAAATTGATAAGACCTCAATTGTCAAACCCACTTTTGTTCCAATCAAGGATAAGATCAAACAGATGGAGCAGCAGTCGCATAGTGAGAAGAGTGAATTCGAACAAAGGTTCAAAGAAGTCACCTCAAACAGAGATAATAAAAACGCCGAAAACGCAAATACTGTGATTGAACCGAATTCATGTTATGACACGGAAAATAATGGAAACCATCAAAATAAATCTAGTCAGGATGATGATAGAAGCCTGGAGGAACCGGATCAACCAGGTGAGGTAACCCCTCCGAAACCATTGCCAAGAACCTCAAGAAACAATTCGGTGTCGGACCAACTTTCCGTAGTCAGCGATGAAATACCCGTTGTTCCGGCGCCTCGTCCAGTCGCTAGACCAAGGACAACCGCTACAGGATACAAG CCTCGTCTCGGTCCGAAACCGTTTTGTAGTACGGGTTCTTCGAGTGAGTTTTCCTTCGACAAGGTGTTCAATGTTCCACAGGCTCCAGGATTAGATGGATTAGAGTTGGTAAAAGATTCGAATGATAATACTCAAGAGAACAGTCTATCCTTGAACGGAAGTTCCGAAGAGACCCACGAAAATGGAAACTGTAAAGAACCAGAAGTATTGCCAGATGTTGTAGAAGAAATTTCGCTGCGATCAAAAACTTCCGATGACGAGGATAAGCCTCGTATAATATCTACTGCCGAACGAAGAAAG GTTTTTGAATCAAGGGCTTCCACTGAATCTGAAGATCAATTCGATGCTGCCGCGGATGATAAAGTAAATCAGTTCGAACGCTTAACTGGTCAGCGAACTAGCATAGCTGAACGCCGAAGAATTTACGAGAATCGTTCACAGAGTGTACAGGAGGAAAAAGCGGCATCGCCTGTTGCCCTAAG ACGACGCGACTCGTTGAAGTCTCGCGGTGAACAGAAAAACGACGAGGATGCCATATCTCCTCCTCCAAGTGTAGAATTAATTCGTAATCGAAGTGATCTTTCGAGAGAAAACCTTCCGGTGGATATAAATAAGAGAAACAATAGTAATAATTCGGCAAATACTACTTCCAAACGTACTTCAACGGTGTTCGGTCGAGTTTCCAAGTTTAGACATTTGAAGGGAACTCCTGGACATAAAACTACGCATATCGAGAACATTCGTAATTTAAGTCGGCAGATTCCTGGTGAATGTGATGGTTTCCAAGCAAATTCAGAGCGTGTGGCGGTGCCAATTTCCGGGGCTGGTGGCAAAATTGCGATATTCGAATTGAACAAGCCAGGGCGTCTTCCGGATGGAGTAATTCCTTCCCTAGTCAATGGAAGCAACATCATGGATTTTCAGTGGGACCCGTTCGAGAACAAACGACTAGCTGTTGCTTGCGATGATGGACTTGTTAAAATTTGGTCCATTCCCGACGGTGGTTTAACGGAACCAACAAATGAGCCTGAAAAAGAGTTAGTAGCACACTCAGATAAGATCTACTTCATCCGATATCATCCCTTAGCCAGAAATGTATTCCTGACTGCAAGTTATGACATGACTTTAAAAATTTGGGACCTTAATACCTCTACGGAAAAATATTGCTTGAAGGGGCACactgatcaaattttcagttttgcgtGGAGCCCTTGTGGGACGTATGGTGCTACGGTATCGAAAGACGGAAAAATTCGAATCTATAATCCTAGAAAATCCGAGAACCCAATCCGCGAGGGAAACGGACCGGTTGGCACACGTGGCGCTCGTCTCGTGTGGACGATTGAAGGGGAATACATTGTTGTAACAGGATTTGATAA GGTTTCTGAACGACAAATATACGTATACAAATCCACCGATCTTAGTGCTCCGCTCGGTATGGTTGGATTAGACGTGTCCCCTGCTATTTTGATGCCTTTCTACGATGAAGATAGCTCTACAATTTTTGCTACGGGTAAAGGTGATTCCACCatttactgttttgagataaccGAAGAATCGCCTTTTATATGCCCACTTTCTCATCATCGATGCCCGTCACTTACACAGGGACTTAGTTTCCTTCCTAAGAATCAGTGCGATGTCGCATCAGTTGAATTTGCCAAAGCACAAAGACTAACGAACGGCACTGTAGAGCCATTGAGTTTTACTGTGCCACGAATCAAGAGTGAATTGTTCCAGGACGACCTGTTTCCGCCAACGCGGGTTCTGTGGGAGCCCAGCCTCAATGCATCTGACTGGTTTGCTGGTAAAGACAAGCCAGCTCCAAGGATCAGCCTACAACCGGAAGGAATGGAATCTT TATCTTCCATTCAACCGATCGTTACGACACCAACACCGGTGAAAAAAGCCGACAACATTAATCAGATCATTGGGCAGCAGACGCAATTCAATAAAGCGTGGAGTGCAGATCTAGTACGGTCGAAGCAAGATGAG
- the LOC131425238 gene encoding coronin-7 isoform X1, which translates to MAWRFKASKYKNAAPIVPKPEVCIRDICVGSYQTYGNNIAASAAFIAFNWEHVGSSLAVLPIDDCGRKSKTMPLLHAHSDTVTYLDFSPFHDGLLATGSQDCLVKVWHIPEKGLENSISNPECTFSTKQRRVETVGFHPTADCLLYSTAVGCVSLWDLTCQQESFSNNQHPEVIQSLSWKQDGKVCATSCKDKMIRILDPRAESPIVMIAESHQSIKDSRVVWLGNQDRILTTGFDAARLRQVIIRDVRNFSVPEKTLELDCSTGILMPLYDPDTNMLFLAGKGDTTITYLEVTDKDPYLIEGIRHSGEQTKGACLVPKRALRVMEGEVNRIMQLTSNSVIPIMYQVPRKSYRDFHGDLYPDTNGYKTELTASQWLNGVNQAVSKISLDPAKRELNDQPIVILRGNLHEVVKNIANKSKNAANIISCTADKIDKTSIVKPTFVPIKDKIKQMEQQSHSEKSEFEQRFKEVTSNRDNKNAENANTVIEPNSCYDTENNGNHQNKSSQDDDRSLEEPDQPGEVTPPKPLPRTSRNNSVSDQLSVVSDEIPVVPAPRPVARPRTTATGYKPRLGPKPFCSTGSSSEFSFDKVFNVPQAPGLDGLELVKDSNDNTQENSLSLNGSSEETHENGNCKEPEVLPDVVEEISLRSKTSDDEDKPRIISTAERRKSGDREKVFESRASTESEDQFDAAADDKVNQFERLTGQRTSIAERRRIYENRSQSVQEEKAASPVALRRRDSLKSRGEQKNDEDAISPPPSVELIRNRSDLSRENLPVDINKRNNSNNSANTTSKRTSTVFGRVSKFRHLKGTPGHKTTHIENIRNLSRQIPGECDGFQANSERVAVPISGAGGKIAIFELNKPGRLPDGVIPSLVNGSNIMDFQWDPFENKRLAVACDDGLVKIWSIPDGGLTEPTNEPEKELVAHSDKIYFIRYHPLARNVFLTASYDMTLKIWDLNTSTEKYCLKGHTDQIFSFAWSPCGTYGATVSKDGKIRIYNPRKSENPIREGNGPVGTRGARLVWTIEGEYIVVTGFDKVSERQIYVYKSTDLSAPLGMVGLDVSPAILMPFYDEDSSTIFATGKGDSTIYCFEITEESPFICPLSHHRCPSLTQGLSFLPKNQCDVASVEFAKAQRLTNGTVEPLSFTVPRIKSELFQDDLFPPTRVLWEPSLNASDWFAGKDKPAPRISLQPEGMESLSSIQPIVTTPTPVKKADNINQIIGQQTQFNKAWSADLVRSKQDEIKNSVSARMPMNRKLEQDDMEGVDEKEWEE; encoded by the exons ATGGCATGGCGATTTAAGGCTTCCAAATATAAGAACGCAGCTCCGATCGTGCCAAAGCCGGAAGTATGTATCCGGGACATCTGCGTAGGTTCATACCAAACGTACGGCAATAATATTGCTGCATCTGCTGCGTTCATTGCCTTCAACTGGGAACATGTCGGATCTAGTTTGGCCGTTCTACCAATCGATGACTGTGGACGGAAGAGCAAAACTATGCCACTGCTGCATGCTCATTCGGACACGGTAACTTATTTGGACTTTTCTCCATTCCACGATGGCTTGTTGGCTACAGGGTCACAAGATTGTCTAGTGAAGGTTTGGCACATTCCGGAAAAGGGtttagaaaattcaatttcaaatcccgagtgcactttttctacTAAACAAAGACGGGTAGAGACGGTGGGATTTCACCCAACAGCAGATTGTTTGCTCTATTCTACGGCGGTTGGATGCGTTAGTTTATGGGATCTTACATGTCAGCAGGAATCGTTTT CAAACAATCAGCATCCTgaagttatacaatcacttagtTGGAAACAAGATGGCAAGGTATGTGCAACCAGCTGCAAAGACAAGATGATTCGTATATTGGATCCTCGAGCCGAGTCACCAATCGTAATGATTGCCGAAAGCCATCAAAGCATCAAGGATTCTCGAGTAGTTTGGCTTGGCAATCAAGACCGCATTCTAACAACAGGGTTCGATGCGGCTCGCTTAAGGCAGGTTATAATTCGTGACGTACGGAATTTTTCTGTTCCGGAAAAGACTCTGGAATTGGATTGTTCCACTGGTATACTTATGCCGTTATATGATCCTGATACAAACATGTTGTTCTTGGCGGGGAAAGGAGATACAACAATTACCTATTTGGAGGTAACAGATAAAGATCCTTATTTGATTGAAGGAATTAGACACTCTGGTGAGCAGACAAAAGGTGCTTGCTTAGTACCGAAGAGAGCACTACGAGTGATGGAAGGTGAAGTGAATCGTATTATGCAGTTAACATCCAACTCTGTAATACCAATAATGTACCAAGTGCCGCGAAAA TCCTACCGAGATTTTCACGGAGATCTCTACCCAGATACAAATGGATACAAAACCGAACTGACAGCATCTCAGTGGCTTAATGGAGTGAACCAGGCCGTATCTAAAATAAGCCTGGACCCAGCAAAGCGTGAGCTTAACGATCAACCAATCGTT ATTTTAAGAGGTAACCTACATGAAGTAGTCAAAAACATTGCCAACAAATCGAAAAACGCAGCTAACATCATCAGTTGCACGGCAGACAAAATTGATAAGACCTCAATTGTCAAACCCACTTTTGTTCCAATCAAGGATAAGATCAAACAGATGGAGCAGCAGTCGCATAGTGAGAAGAGTGAATTCGAACAAAGGTTCAAAGAAGTCACCTCAAACAGAGATAATAAAAACGCCGAAAACGCAAATACTGTGATTGAACCGAATTCATGTTATGACACGGAAAATAATGGAAACCATCAAAATAAATCTAGTCAGGATGATGATAGAAGCCTGGAGGAACCGGATCAACCAGGTGAGGTAACCCCTCCGAAACCATTGCCAAGAACCTCAAGAAACAATTCGGTGTCGGACCAACTTTCCGTAGTCAGCGATGAAATACCCGTTGTTCCGGCGCCTCGTCCAGTCGCTAGACCAAGGACAACCGCTACAGGATACAAG CCTCGTCTCGGTCCGAAACCGTTTTGTAGTACGGGTTCTTCGAGTGAGTTTTCCTTCGACAAGGTGTTCAATGTTCCACAGGCTCCAGGATTAGATGGATTAGAGTTGGTAAAAGATTCGAATGATAATACTCAAGAGAACAGTCTATCCTTGAACGGAAGTTCCGAAGAGACCCACGAAAATGGAAACTGTAAAGAACCAGAAGTATTGCCAGATGTTGTAGAAGAAATTTCGCTGCGATCAAAAACTTCCGATGACGAGGATAAGCCTCGTATAATATCTACTGCCGAACGAAGAAAG TCAGGGGATCGCGAAAAG GTTTTTGAATCAAGGGCTTCCACTGAATCTGAAGATCAATTCGATGCTGCCGCGGATGATAAAGTAAATCAGTTCGAACGCTTAACTGGTCAGCGAACTAGCATAGCTGAACGCCGAAGAATTTACGAGAATCGTTCACAGAGTGTACAGGAGGAAAAAGCGGCATCGCCTGTTGCCCTAAG ACGACGCGACTCGTTGAAGTCTCGCGGTGAACAGAAAAACGACGAGGATGCCATATCTCCTCCTCCAAGTGTAGAATTAATTCGTAATCGAAGTGATCTTTCGAGAGAAAACCTTCCGGTGGATATAAATAAGAGAAACAATAGTAATAATTCGGCAAATACTACTTCCAAACGTACTTCAACGGTGTTCGGTCGAGTTTCCAAGTTTAGACATTTGAAGGGAACTCCTGGACATAAAACTACGCATATCGAGAACATTCGTAATTTAAGTCGGCAGATTCCTGGTGAATGTGATGGTTTCCAAGCAAATTCAGAGCGTGTGGCGGTGCCAATTTCCGGGGCTGGTGGCAAAATTGCGATATTCGAATTGAACAAGCCAGGGCGTCTTCCGGATGGAGTAATTCCTTCCCTAGTCAATGGAAGCAACATCATGGATTTTCAGTGGGACCCGTTCGAGAACAAACGACTAGCTGTTGCTTGCGATGATGGACTTGTTAAAATTTGGTCCATTCCCGACGGTGGTTTAACGGAACCAACAAATGAGCCTGAAAAAGAGTTAGTAGCACACTCAGATAAGATCTACTTCATCCGATATCATCCCTTAGCCAGAAATGTATTCCTGACTGCAAGTTATGACATGACTTTAAAAATTTGGGACCTTAATACCTCTACGGAAAAATATTGCTTGAAGGGGCACactgatcaaattttcagttttgcgtGGAGCCCTTGTGGGACGTATGGTGCTACGGTATCGAAAGACGGAAAAATTCGAATCTATAATCCTAGAAAATCCGAGAACCCAATCCGCGAGGGAAACGGACCGGTTGGCACACGTGGCGCTCGTCTCGTGTGGACGATTGAAGGGGAATACATTGTTGTAACAGGATTTGATAA GGTTTCTGAACGACAAATATACGTATACAAATCCACCGATCTTAGTGCTCCGCTCGGTATGGTTGGATTAGACGTGTCCCCTGCTATTTTGATGCCTTTCTACGATGAAGATAGCTCTACAATTTTTGCTACGGGTAAAGGTGATTCCACCatttactgttttgagataaccGAAGAATCGCCTTTTATATGCCCACTTTCTCATCATCGATGCCCGTCACTTACACAGGGACTTAGTTTCCTTCCTAAGAATCAGTGCGATGTCGCATCAGTTGAATTTGCCAAAGCACAAAGACTAACGAACGGCACTGTAGAGCCATTGAGTTTTACTGTGCCACGAATCAAGAGTGAATTGTTCCAGGACGACCTGTTTCCGCCAACGCGGGTTCTGTGGGAGCCCAGCCTCAATGCATCTGACTGGTTTGCTGGTAAAGACAAGCCAGCTCCAAGGATCAGCCTACAACCGGAAGGAATGGAATCTT TATCTTCCATTCAACCGATCGTTACGACACCAACACCGGTGAAAAAAGCCGACAACATTAATCAGATCATTGGGCAGCAGACGCAATTCAATAAAGCGTGGAGTGCAGATCTAGTACGGTCGAAGCAAGATGAG
- the LOC131425238 gene encoding coronin-7 isoform X3 has product MAWRFKASKYKNAAPIVPKPEVCIRDICVGSYQTYGNNIAASAAFIAFNWEHVGSSLAVLPIDDCGRKSKTMPLLHAHSDTVTYLDFSPFHDGLLATGSQDCLVKVWHIPEKGLENSISNPECTFSTKQRRVETVGFHPTADCLLYSTAVGCVSLWDLTCQQESFSNNQHPEVIQSLSWKQDGKVCATSCKDKMIRILDPRAESPIVMIAESHQSIKDSRVVWLGNQDRILTTGFDAARLRQVIIRDVRNFSVPEKTLELDCSTGILMPLYDPDTNMLFLAGKGDTTITYLEVTDKDPYLIEGIRHSGEQTKGACLVPKRALRVMEGEVNRIMQLTSNSVIPIMYQVPRKSYRDFHGDLYPDTNGYKTELTASQWLNGVNQAVSKISLDPAKRELNDQPIVPRLGPKPFCSTGSSSEFSFDKVFNVPQAPGLDGLELVKDSNDNTQENSLSLNGSSEETHENGNCKEPEVLPDVVEEISLRSKTSDDEDKPRIISTAERRKSGDREKVFESRASTESEDQFDAAADDKVNQFERLTGQRTSIAERRRIYENRSQSVQEEKAASPVALRRRDSLKSRGEQKNDEDAISPPPSVELIRNRSDLSRENLPVDINKRNNSNNSANTTSKRTSTVFGRVSKFRHLKGTPGHKTTHIENIRNLSRQIPGECDGFQANSERVAVPISGAGGKIAIFELNKPGRLPDGVIPSLVNGSNIMDFQWDPFENKRLAVACDDGLVKIWSIPDGGLTEPTNEPEKELVAHSDKIYFIRYHPLARNVFLTASYDMTLKIWDLNTSTEKYCLKGHTDQIFSFAWSPCGTYGATVSKDGKIRIYNPRKSENPIREGNGPVGTRGARLVWTIEGEYIVVTGFDKVSERQIYVYKSTDLSAPLGMVGLDVSPAILMPFYDEDSSTIFATGKGDSTIYCFEITEESPFICPLSHHRCPSLTQGLSFLPKNQCDVASVEFAKAQRLTNGTVEPLSFTVPRIKSELFQDDLFPPTRVLWEPSLNASDWFAGKDKPAPRISLQPEGMESLSSIQPIVTTPTPVKKADNINQIIGQQTQFNKAWSADLVRSKQDEIKNSVSARMPMNRKLEQDDMEGVDEKEWEE; this is encoded by the exons ATGGCATGGCGATTTAAGGCTTCCAAATATAAGAACGCAGCTCCGATCGTGCCAAAGCCGGAAGTATGTATCCGGGACATCTGCGTAGGTTCATACCAAACGTACGGCAATAATATTGCTGCATCTGCTGCGTTCATTGCCTTCAACTGGGAACATGTCGGATCTAGTTTGGCCGTTCTACCAATCGATGACTGTGGACGGAAGAGCAAAACTATGCCACTGCTGCATGCTCATTCGGACACGGTAACTTATTTGGACTTTTCTCCATTCCACGATGGCTTGTTGGCTACAGGGTCACAAGATTGTCTAGTGAAGGTTTGGCACATTCCGGAAAAGGGtttagaaaattcaatttcaaatcccgagtgcactttttctacTAAACAAAGACGGGTAGAGACGGTGGGATTTCACCCAACAGCAGATTGTTTGCTCTATTCTACGGCGGTTGGATGCGTTAGTTTATGGGATCTTACATGTCAGCAGGAATCGTTTT CAAACAATCAGCATCCTgaagttatacaatcacttagtTGGAAACAAGATGGCAAGGTATGTGCAACCAGCTGCAAAGACAAGATGATTCGTATATTGGATCCTCGAGCCGAGTCACCAATCGTAATGATTGCCGAAAGCCATCAAAGCATCAAGGATTCTCGAGTAGTTTGGCTTGGCAATCAAGACCGCATTCTAACAACAGGGTTCGATGCGGCTCGCTTAAGGCAGGTTATAATTCGTGACGTACGGAATTTTTCTGTTCCGGAAAAGACTCTGGAATTGGATTGTTCCACTGGTATACTTATGCCGTTATATGATCCTGATACAAACATGTTGTTCTTGGCGGGGAAAGGAGATACAACAATTACCTATTTGGAGGTAACAGATAAAGATCCTTATTTGATTGAAGGAATTAGACACTCTGGTGAGCAGACAAAAGGTGCTTGCTTAGTACCGAAGAGAGCACTACGAGTGATGGAAGGTGAAGTGAATCGTATTATGCAGTTAACATCCAACTCTGTAATACCAATAATGTACCAAGTGCCGCGAAAA TCCTACCGAGATTTTCACGGAGATCTCTACCCAGATACAAATGGATACAAAACCGAACTGACAGCATCTCAGTGGCTTAATGGAGTGAACCAGGCCGTATCTAAAATAAGCCTGGACCCAGCAAAGCGTGAGCTTAACGATCAACCAATCGTT CCTCGTCTCGGTCCGAAACCGTTTTGTAGTACGGGTTCTTCGAGTGAGTTTTCCTTCGACAAGGTGTTCAATGTTCCACAGGCTCCAGGATTAGATGGATTAGAGTTGGTAAAAGATTCGAATGATAATACTCAAGAGAACAGTCTATCCTTGAACGGAAGTTCCGAAGAGACCCACGAAAATGGAAACTGTAAAGAACCAGAAGTATTGCCAGATGTTGTAGAAGAAATTTCGCTGCGATCAAAAACTTCCGATGACGAGGATAAGCCTCGTATAATATCTACTGCCGAACGAAGAAAG TCAGGGGATCGCGAAAAG GTTTTTGAATCAAGGGCTTCCACTGAATCTGAAGATCAATTCGATGCTGCCGCGGATGATAAAGTAAATCAGTTCGAACGCTTAACTGGTCAGCGAACTAGCATAGCTGAACGCCGAAGAATTTACGAGAATCGTTCACAGAGTGTACAGGAGGAAAAAGCGGCATCGCCTGTTGCCCTAAG ACGACGCGACTCGTTGAAGTCTCGCGGTGAACAGAAAAACGACGAGGATGCCATATCTCCTCCTCCAAGTGTAGAATTAATTCGTAATCGAAGTGATCTTTCGAGAGAAAACCTTCCGGTGGATATAAATAAGAGAAACAATAGTAATAATTCGGCAAATACTACTTCCAAACGTACTTCAACGGTGTTCGGTCGAGTTTCCAAGTTTAGACATTTGAAGGGAACTCCTGGACATAAAACTACGCATATCGAGAACATTCGTAATTTAAGTCGGCAGATTCCTGGTGAATGTGATGGTTTCCAAGCAAATTCAGAGCGTGTGGCGGTGCCAATTTCCGGGGCTGGTGGCAAAATTGCGATATTCGAATTGAACAAGCCAGGGCGTCTTCCGGATGGAGTAATTCCTTCCCTAGTCAATGGAAGCAACATCATGGATTTTCAGTGGGACCCGTTCGAGAACAAACGACTAGCTGTTGCTTGCGATGATGGACTTGTTAAAATTTGGTCCATTCCCGACGGTGGTTTAACGGAACCAACAAATGAGCCTGAAAAAGAGTTAGTAGCACACTCAGATAAGATCTACTTCATCCGATATCATCCCTTAGCCAGAAATGTATTCCTGACTGCAAGTTATGACATGACTTTAAAAATTTGGGACCTTAATACCTCTACGGAAAAATATTGCTTGAAGGGGCACactgatcaaattttcagttttgcgtGGAGCCCTTGTGGGACGTATGGTGCTACGGTATCGAAAGACGGAAAAATTCGAATCTATAATCCTAGAAAATCCGAGAACCCAATCCGCGAGGGAAACGGACCGGTTGGCACACGTGGCGCTCGTCTCGTGTGGACGATTGAAGGGGAATACATTGTTGTAACAGGATTTGATAA GGTTTCTGAACGACAAATATACGTATACAAATCCACCGATCTTAGTGCTCCGCTCGGTATGGTTGGATTAGACGTGTCCCCTGCTATTTTGATGCCTTTCTACGATGAAGATAGCTCTACAATTTTTGCTACGGGTAAAGGTGATTCCACCatttactgttttgagataaccGAAGAATCGCCTTTTATATGCCCACTTTCTCATCATCGATGCCCGTCACTTACACAGGGACTTAGTTTCCTTCCTAAGAATCAGTGCGATGTCGCATCAGTTGAATTTGCCAAAGCACAAAGACTAACGAACGGCACTGTAGAGCCATTGAGTTTTACTGTGCCACGAATCAAGAGTGAATTGTTCCAGGACGACCTGTTTCCGCCAACGCGGGTTCTGTGGGAGCCCAGCCTCAATGCATCTGACTGGTTTGCTGGTAAAGACAAGCCAGCTCCAAGGATCAGCCTACAACCGGAAGGAATGGAATCTT TATCTTCCATTCAACCGATCGTTACGACACCAACACCGGTGAAAAAAGCCGACAACATTAATCAGATCATTGGGCAGCAGACGCAATTCAATAAAGCGTGGAGTGCAGATCTAGTACGGTCGAAGCAAGATGAG